The DNA segment aaaataaatattatatattttagattaaaataactCTCATTTCCACTTCAGCATTTCAAACGGTTCAAATgaattacaaatataaacaaaaatacaaataaaaaataaattattgatttgaaaattaacacaaatgcacaaagaaaataataaatatgctttCAATTCTTTGATATTACTCTGTATCCTTTAAATGccttttatacaaatatttttattcataatgcCAAGTTACCCAAATGATTGTCTAACCAATGCATGTAAGCATTGGGTCTATTTGCTATGTGAAAGAATGCCATAGCTTCCCTGAGATTTGTTAAATTAACCTAGAAAAATCCTAGGATGTAACTTGATGGCTGGTGTAGTCTGGAAATCAAATGAATTGCTTTGGAAGCAGTCTGTTGATAACTGATAGAGGAAGTGATAGTGTTTTTATATGACTCAAGCCACTGTGTATTTTATGGTATTTGTGTTCATTTGAACCTGGTTCCTCGACTGCAGGATGTGTGTGGATGGGTGTGTAGAAATGTATTTGCCTCCATACTGAATCCTGATTCATCTGAGCTAGTGGATCTCGTGTGTCCTTCTCTTATCCATGGCGTAACTGATCCAGACCAAAACACTGCGAAACTCACTCTGTGCTTTGCAGAGACCATTTGGCTGCAGCTGCATATGGAAAACAAAGAGAGTTACTCATAAATCATAATGCAATGGACATCTCATAGGCATAAAAAGAGATAATAAGCTTTTGGGTCAGTGATGAGTATTCTGATAAAGAAAATGGATATGATATTTCGCAACCTAAGTAAATTTTTCTTACCGTCTTAAGTTTGTCCTCGATTGTTTTAAGATTCTCTCTTGCACAGTGTGAAGGAGTTTGTTTGCCTTTAGTCTCCTGTGTCAAGGAAAAAGAAATCagttaaaactgaaaatgcataaaaatgtttgtcGATGCATGGAAACATAAAGCAAGTCTTTCTTACACAGATCTCCATCGTGTCCTTCAGCCTTGCGACAGAATCCATAAACAGTTTTGGCAGCTGATAAGTGCTGTTCTTCCACAACTTTTGGAATACATGTTCATCATAGATTTCCAGGATGCGTTTGAAGTCAGGAATATTCAGTTTCTGTAAGGAGGTGTGCagataagtttattttaatttgccaAAAGGATCAAGGCCAACAGATTTTTGTTATTCTAAATGACAGATGAATAGGGGAGACTGAGGCTAGTTGTCACAAAGGCACAAAAGTGTGAGTCAAAAGTGAAAAAGAGAGTAAGTTgtcaaaattgtaatattatatattaattgttcatttattaagTTATTGATTGCTGTTGGTTTGATGATTTCACACATTTCTTTatccattattttcttttttaatcaagtaaaaatgttttattcaaaatatttacttttagaGCAGGTTCTCATTGTGACTTACTccatatagtgtgacaacatgccccatgaAAGGCCAGCTTTTGTTTTGTCCTGATCCATTCAaaactgttataataataattatatatctgCATCTCTCTGCGTGTTTCTATGCATGTCCCACCACTAGGGCTGCACGAcatcgcgatgtacgaatccacgatagtcacatcgcaggatgtgcgatgtaagCTGTCGCAGTTGATCCGTAATTCATTAACCGTAcgggccagctgctccccggcctttgacgaatgtgattcgcggattaattgcacagcttaaccatcatagagtgaaagtttatcatttgcgtgtgtttttaagtcctgtcagtttaacagggcgcatataagaacgagcagagagagagagagagagccccgggcatattaatcaaaatcaattgacacgatggtgtcgagaaaaaaaaacaaaaaaactatccagtgatgaaatgtttcctgtgttgtcaaatcttgtgtgatatcctaaactgccgagataattacacaacgcgtgccgtacacgtctgattcgcgaactactgattcctttgaaccgattcaatttaatgaatggtttgaacaactgacctgtccaatactgaactcacgagacgtctgaattggtgtataaaaaaatctgtaacactttacaataatgttctatttattaaactatttaactacattatttaacatttactattactaaactgcacttctacaacattgttaatttcaacatttaggctatagccttcattgttgaaatcaaaagttgtacagtatttgttaacatagttaatgcactgtgaagtaacattaccaaaatatctaattaatttactctaatttaaataatactctgatgtttaaatcatttaaaatgagaatgtaagtgtgctcaccccatttttgtttgtaagaaaaaaattagattagatttcatatcgcaatatatatcgcagaaaaataaaatatcgcaatgtaattttttcccaatatcgtgcagccctacccaCCACTCTAGTGTGGCAGTTttgtggaaaagttttttttttttttttttttttttttatgatattaggATATCAGGGCAGCTGTCCcaccatttcttttttaaattgcaattaattcTGATACAGAAATTTTTAAATCATCCTCATCACTGAAGGGTGATATGTGTGAActgtgtttttaatggttttttaatacatttttagataacacaaacaaatattcaTCATCtatcttatgtatatatatatatatatatatatatatatatatatatacatatgatcaTTTTGAGATGCTTAACATTGGCTGCTAATTTCTTAAACTGCACACATTTCgatatagatacatatatttattatcattatcacacatttaatttaaaataatacaaatgtaaaaaaaaaaaaaaaaactttaattttataaatatttaaaatatgaagagttcagatgcaaaaacccTCTAAATCcatcagatttaatttattttctttctaaataagcgtgttaaaaaataaacacttaaaaagcTTACAATTTAAATTGCTGGTGAAGCTCAGGTATAAAggtaaataatgcataattattatCTTACCTTTGAGCACTTTTTAAGTTTTACTAATATTCGGTGGAAGGGTGCATTGTCCCTCTGCAACAACAAAAGAACATTTGTTATGCATGTCaccttattaaatatacatattgtaATATACATATTGCAATTGGAGTCCATGTATGAATTAGGATACTTACAGGTAGATGTCTCTGGATGAGTTCTGAAGTCTCCATCATGTCTTTGATCATAGGTGGAGTGATATGCAGGTTCAAGCACTCTTCTTGCTTGTGGCCTTGAGCGCAGCACAGGACAGTGCAGAGGGCGAGCAAGGTTACAATCCACATCCTGGTTCGGTTTCAGAGAGGGTTGAAACGTAAGGTACAGTCTGTACAGTAGCTCAGTGTGCTTTAAACAACCACTGACATTCATAGCTTTTATAGCTCCattctttgtgaaaaaaaattccCACACTTGTGACGGAGTTTCTTTTTAACCTCAAATGCTGAGGATTGCATACTGGCTCGGCCCTCATTTTTCCTTGTGGGTTCAGTCACCTGTTGGCCTATGTGGTTTTGCATTATAGAGAGGAAAGCCTTGTGCAAATCGACTCAATTACTGGACGATGAAATCTAGGTTGCGAGAGCATAAAATGTGTTGCGATGCATTCAAACCTACAGCATTTCCTTTGATGTGATGTCTTGAAACTATTTAGCTATTGGAAAAAtactgtgagatttttttttaaaccacatagAACGTTAAAAAGATGATGTCaaatatttttagtttctttgttccaaaaataattataaaatatttcagattaaCTACACAATATTATCTAGTATATATAGTTTAAAGTTGTACGTTTGACAAGTTTAGACTATTTGAAGGCcacaaaatatttcatcattcattattttaaaaactaaaatgatttaaaatgatgttaGACATGCATTCGTCCTAAATCccaaacaaaaagttaatatatatattttctcaagCCCCCCTGCAAATTAGGACAGAGGTTACTGATAACTTACGTGATCGTCGACATTTACCGAAACACGTTTTACCATGACAAAGTATAACCCCCTCTTCCAAAGGGCTTAACCACCTTCTCAAACCAGGTCAGCACCTACAAAACTCAGCGAAGAACTTAACCTGACCCAGAAAGCGTTCTCAAGAGCTGCCACAGTATAAAAATACCAAAGATGAACTGTTACAATAAACATTTGAGTCAGAGGGTGCAAGAGGATGTTCAACGTTTGCATTTATTGGAAGACCACTAGTTTGATCAAGTCTTGTAGACCAAATTTAACTTGATTTGAACTGAGTCATGCTGAATCACTATGAATGAAAGGGGAAAAGGCTTCCCAATATCACTTCTTCTTCAACCACAAGATCTGATAGTATCAGAGGTGAAAGCTAAAAATACCCCGGCTGATTGAACCATTCAGTCTTGCATTATACTGTACGTATGTGTTGGGAACTTTCgcttttgtctgtctgtgtgtgtatgttaaacATGTTACACAATACACACAAGGAAACATGAACCTGAAAATTCCCAAGCCTTTCATTACCCTGTGCATTCCACCATTTTTCGTGCATTTACCCTTCTCGTTAAGGTTTTAAAATATCCTCTCTGAGGCGTTACTGGCTGAGATGGAGTGTCCAACAGTGGGGCACTTCCTGGGAATTTCACAACACCTCAGACCTGCAGAATGGAGGATAGTACATAGGCGTGGGAACGGATTTTTGGCAGGTGATGCAGTTTTGATAAACATACATTGTGCGCATGCAAAGCGTCAAGGCATCAGAGAATTGCTTAGGCAAATGACTATTAAAATGGGTATGTATGTATTGTTTAATACTACACCAAAAAGAAATGGCCAATCATGATCTGGCTTTTGCtactgataaatttttttttttcttaatgcatgtaACTAGATTTGTGGGatatgttcatgtgtgttcaccttaaaaatgttaacatatacTATATTGACACAAGTATTGGGGCGCCTAATCA comes from the Cyprinus carpio isolate SPL01 chromosome B4, ASM1834038v1, whole genome shotgun sequence genome and includes:
- the il26 gene encoding interleukin-26; its protein translation is MWIVTLLALCTVLCCAQGHKQEECLNLHITPPMIKDMMETSELIQRHLPRDNAPFHRILVKLKKCSKKLNIPDFKRILEIYDEHVFQKLWKNSTYQLPKLFMDSVARLKDTMEICETKGKQTPSHCARENLKTIEDKLKTLQPNGLCKAQSEFRSVLVWISYAMDKRRTHEIH